The following are from one region of the Silene latifolia isolate original U9 population chromosome 9, ASM4854445v1, whole genome shotgun sequence genome:
- the LOC141601356 gene encoding uncharacterized protein LOC141601356, translated as MGWHKDGSIWVLWKPTLFDIQFLSYSAQHIHMLVHSQTDDKRFYLTFIYAYNDLNGRTELWNFLKKFSEECTAPWLWLGDFNTVLSPVERLGGSTSDAEMEHFQDCVSTCCMEDIAATSALFTWSNKQAPVDSVAHFHPEGLFDHCPCTIMDRNSEIHGRKSFKYFNMWGAAPTFKSLVSASWSKSY; from the exons ATGGG TTGGCATAAGGATGGTAGCATATGGGTGTTATGGAAGCCTACTTTGTTTGATATTCAGTTCTTATCATATAGTGCACAACATATACATATGTTGGTTCATTCCCAAACTGATGATAAGAGATTTTATCTCACTTTTATTTATGCTTACAATGATCTTAATGGAAGAACTGAACTTTGGaattttttgaagaagttttctgAGGAGTGCACTGCACCCTGGCTTTGGCTAGGTGATTTCAATACTGTCCTCAGTCCAGTTGAGAGATTAGGTGGGAGCACCTCTGATGCTGAGATGGAACACTTTCAGGACTGTGTTTCTACTTGTTGTATGGAAGATATTGCTGCTACTAGTGCTCTTTTTACTTGGTCAAATAAGCAGGCTCCTGTGGATAGTGTAGCTCACTTCCATCCTGAGGGCCTCTTTGATCACTGTCCTTGCACAATTATGGACAGGAATTCTGAGATTCATGGTAGGAAAAGTTTTAAGTACTTTAACATGTGGGGGGCTGCACCAACTTTTAAATCTCTTGTGTCTGCTAGTTGGTCCAAGTCCTATTAG